A section of the Microbulbifer pacificus genome encodes:
- a CDS encoding protein kinase domain-containing protein, translated as MDIADPEVGPQASAAHKPAVDSERYVIHSTLGAGGMGIVYLAEDRKLHRQVAIKKLKDDVASHNARARIQQEARLLAQLNHPNIVALHDVLEEDGNIALVMEYIDGTTLRAWMREHSPSLQQKLSLLMQICQGLQQAHSLGIIHRDLKSDNILITTGASGKLTAKITDFGIAKSQQLDEKTLTAENQLAGTITAMSPEQILGKTLDARSDLFSLGTIAYELLCGSRPFDKHDAGALAMANRITNEPHIPPQQAWADIPEPLTILLDKLLAKDPAQRPQSAQLVYQGFELLHQQGLESDSEDFTATLTDLFTRQQVKQRRRWLRLATGIAAALVVGAGGYWGWQEITRLEPQYIAVMPVEINGEIRGEENAVALTRTMVRQALMNSVSQLKASALVSFEPKEGQDFEAQLQALRNKGVTDALFAKLECAQVRCEIELQLIAPMAGEIKQQSSFTFLTDKRQEAEYRISNSTKAVFSENYLTEKEKRVVMSDKDYDSYLDILSRLDQKDLKPKDLELLQLLIDRYPLNTNLYKAFTSVSAKLFVQTDQNAFIERGLAVIERGRAHKLNRQQLLEQELWLRTYTGDKDGFNKLLKQLDEDTSPSADLIARYARFFFMQGEYESGLHYAEQASALNPSADNLYLVALNNAVAGNYPQARSVLEKLLRAFPDHWSSYSTLGNIEMESGNLAAAETAITSIPEHLRGWRTRLNLGVCYFLQGFYSNAQKEFRSVLDQIPNDVSAKVLIAETYVMLGQQENAHQAFNDAIEITKSAEGLRERRYRALTLAHLGRTSDAISLTLELQQESPEDTDVKYFSAQVYALSNQWPSANYYLEQLIEQGMSAEWFNLPAFRQLCTQPHVSNQVKASLCK; from the coding sequence ATGGATATTGCCGATCCCGAGGTTGGACCGCAGGCCAGCGCCGCGCACAAACCGGCCGTCGACAGCGAGCGCTATGTTATCCACAGCACCCTCGGTGCCGGCGGCATGGGCATTGTGTATCTCGCCGAAGACCGCAAGCTGCACCGGCAGGTAGCGATCAAGAAGCTGAAGGACGACGTCGCCAGCCACAACGCCCGCGCGCGCATCCAGCAGGAAGCGCGCCTCCTCGCCCAGCTCAATCACCCGAACATCGTCGCGCTGCACGATGTGCTGGAGGAAGATGGCAATATCGCGCTGGTGATGGAATATATCGATGGCACCACATTGCGTGCCTGGATGCGCGAGCACAGCCCCAGCCTGCAGCAGAAACTCAGCCTGCTGATGCAGATCTGCCAGGGCCTGCAGCAGGCCCACAGCCTCGGCATCATTCACCGCGACCTCAAGTCCGACAATATCCTGATCACCACCGGTGCCAGCGGCAAGCTCACCGCCAAGATCACCGATTTCGGCATCGCCAAATCCCAGCAGCTGGACGAAAAAACCCTCACCGCGGAAAACCAGCTGGCGGGCACCATCACCGCCATGTCGCCGGAGCAGATCCTCGGCAAAACCCTGGATGCCCGCAGCGACCTGTTCAGCCTCGGCACCATTGCCTATGAGCTGCTGTGCGGCAGCCGCCCGTTTGACAAGCACGACGCCGGCGCGCTGGCCATGGCCAACCGCATCACCAACGAACCCCATATTCCGCCGCAGCAGGCGTGGGCGGATATTCCCGAGCCGCTGACGATCCTGCTGGACAAACTGCTGGCCAAGGACCCGGCGCAGCGCCCGCAGAGCGCGCAGCTTGTGTACCAGGGTTTTGAGCTGCTGCATCAGCAAGGGCTGGAATCCGACAGCGAAGATTTCACCGCGACGCTGACCGACCTGTTCACCCGCCAGCAGGTGAAACAGCGTCGCCGCTGGCTACGCCTTGCGACCGGTATCGCCGCCGCGCTGGTGGTGGGCGCGGGCGGTTACTGGGGCTGGCAGGAAATCACCCGGCTGGAGCCGCAATACATCGCGGTGATGCCGGTGGAGATCAACGGCGAGATCCGCGGCGAGGAAAATGCCGTAGCGCTGACCCGGACCATGGTGCGACAGGCGTTGATGAATTCGGTTTCGCAGTTGAAGGCCAGTGCGCTGGTGAGTTTTGAGCCGAAGGAAGGGCAGGATTTTGAGGCGCAGTTGCAGGCGTTGCGGAATAAAGGAGTTACAGATGCGTTGTTTGCAAAGCTTGAGTGTGCGCAGGTGCGCTGTGAAATAGAGCTACAGCTAATAGCGCCGATGGCAGGCGAGATCAAGCAACAGAGCAGTTTTACATTTCTGACAGATAAGCGGCAAGAAGCCGAATATCGTATAAGTAATAGCACAAAGGCCGTTTTTTCCGAAAACTATCTGACTGAAAAAGAGAAGCGCGTCGTAATGTCCGACAAAGACTACGACAGTTATCTGGACATATTGAGCAGACTAGATCAAAAAGATCTCAAGCCTAAGGATCTCGAATTACTCCAATTACTAATTGACCGGTACCCTCTAAATACGAACTTGTACAAAGCTTTTACCAGCGTATCGGCAAAGCTATTTGTACAAACGGATCAAAATGCTTTCATTGAGCGAGGTCTCGCCGTAATAGAGAGAGGGCGCGCTCACAAACTAAATAGACAACAGCTGCTGGAGCAAGAACTTTGGTTACGCACTTACACAGGTGATAAAGATGGGTTCAACAAACTCCTGAAACAGCTAGACGAGGACACTAGTCCCTCCGCGGATCTGATTGCCAGATATGCACGTTTTTTTTTCATGCAAGGAGAATATGAATCTGGCCTACACTATGCAGAACAAGCATCTGCACTTAACCCATCTGCCGACAACTTATATTTAGTCGCTCTCAATAACGCAGTAGCCGGCAATTACCCCCAGGCTCGCTCAGTCTTGGAAAAACTTTTACGGGCCTTTCCTGATCACTGGTCATCCTATTCCACGCTTGGAAATATTGAGATGGAAAGTGGCAATTTGGCTGCTGCGGAAACTGCCATCACATCGATACCGGAACATTTGCGCGGCTGGCGCACGCGCCTAAACCTAGGCGTTTGTTATTTCCTTCAAGGCTTTTATTCAAATGCACAAAAAGAATTTCGTAGTGTTTTAGATCAAATTCCTAATGATGTTTCAGCAAAAGTGCTTATTGCCGAAACCTACGTGATGCTCGGACAGCAAGAGAATGCGCATCAGGCTTTTAATGATGCTATAGAAATCACCAAAAGTGCAGAGGGGCTTCGCGAACGCAGATACCGTGCGCTGACACTGGCTCATTTAGGGCGAACCTCGGATGCGATTTCCTTGACACTAGAGCTTCAGCAAGAATCGCCTGAGGATACGGATGTCAAATACTTTTCCGCCCAGGTCTATGCGCTGAGTAACCAGTGGCCATCGGCCAACTACTACTTGGAGCAGCTTATCGAGCAGGGCATGAGTGCAGAATGGTTCAATCTTCCGGCTTTCCGACAGCTCTGCACCCAGCCCCATGTATCGAATCAGGTAAAGGCCAGCTTGTGCAAATAA
- a CDS encoding protein kinase domain-containing protein: MQSEQLPFYIGRYRATARLGSGGMGVVYLATDERLNRQVAIKKLLHNPNSSNAGERIRREALLLAQLNHNNIVQLYDVVEDENGIALVMEYVDGCSLDRWQKERSPDLAQKLQLLKQICAGLTRAHSAGIIHRDLKAENILVDSSGTIKITDFGIAKHWQEDSDLTREQHVAGSWGAMSPEQAQGKPLDNRSDLFALGVLAYRLLCGQNPFGDNNSPYVIADRIVKSPHPPAAKFAPELPQALCALLDRLLAKTPQQRPLNAAAVATELEAVLLQIRGSGSSFTRTHSVTATVTAESYYQYHHSGRTWLHRAAIALLAIGTAGAGTWLALSEFATPPLPESSKYIAVLEPQPLEISDDSAFVRTQRLLVSNVQSALKQGLSGRQGLKLVSFSESRRLRGQPLAAQAKSLNADLLLIPAIDCDARSCELSLELLDSDTLTVVNSRSTRLVVEEGLESRARTQHQLDDLLAEFPARNRESSARISAEDYLTYLEIHERRQDYLHLGELLDRLDTLQDRAVLFAPLYELYGEMVMDQEFNTRAAEADTRLAKLLERAPASLADTPEILINQLRLATLRNEPGQAEALLARLKLTLPDKASYHQLRAFYHHHRGEYDKALAHIDSALALRTSYAYLDQKALTLTLSGDMQAANKVLRQAIALNSESIDAISLLAGNMLDSGNAAETIRLLSEAGLERIGPMDTYNLCLAYFIEQQYAESQTCFARVSSLAPKDADPLLYRAEIARELNQPEQALELAHTALELTAERSDWEGLLMQARAYAELGEAEKAVENLLRIRRDAPDDLYVNYARAQVYITTGDLLSAKVHIRKTLEQGISPIWYCTARFVKICGIPAFDDLRQQYPGLCNGGNNNNAGKSQVASNSETGAKL; this comes from the coding sequence ATGCAATCAGAGCAGTTACCTTTTTACATCGGCCGCTACCGCGCCACCGCCCGCCTTGGCTCCGGCGGTATGGGCGTGGTGTACCTCGCCACCGACGAGCGCCTGAACCGTCAGGTCGCCATCAAGAAACTGCTCCACAATCCCAACAGCAGCAACGCCGGCGAGCGCATCCGCCGCGAGGCCCTGCTGCTGGCGCAGCTCAACCACAACAATATCGTGCAGCTCTACGATGTGGTGGAGGACGAAAACGGCATCGCGCTGGTGATGGAATACGTCGACGGCTGCAGCCTCGACCGCTGGCAGAAAGAGCGCAGCCCCGACCTCGCACAGAAGCTGCAACTGCTGAAGCAGATCTGCGCCGGTCTCACCCGCGCCCACAGTGCCGGCATCATCCACCGCGACCTCAAGGCCGAGAACATCCTGGTGGACAGCAGCGGTACCATCAAGATCACCGATTTCGGCATCGCCAAGCACTGGCAGGAAGACAGCGACCTCACCCGCGAGCAACACGTCGCCGGCAGCTGGGGCGCCATGTCGCCGGAGCAGGCCCAGGGCAAGCCCCTGGATAACCGCAGCGACCTGTTCGCCCTCGGGGTGCTGGCCTACCGCCTGCTGTGCGGGCAGAACCCGTTTGGCGACAACAACAGCCCCTACGTCATTGCCGATCGCATCGTCAAAAGCCCGCACCCGCCGGCGGCCAAGTTCGCACCGGAACTGCCGCAGGCGCTGTGTGCGCTGCTGGATCGCCTGCTGGCAAAAACCCCACAGCAGCGCCCGCTGAATGCCGCCGCCGTCGCCACCGAACTGGAAGCCGTACTGCTGCAGATCCGGGGCAGCGGCAGCAGTTTTACCCGCACCCACAGCGTCACCGCCACGGTAACCGCGGAGAGTTATTACCAGTACCACCACAGCGGCCGCACCTGGCTGCACCGCGCCGCCATCGCCCTGCTGGCCATCGGCACCGCGGGCGCGGGGACCTGGCTTGCGCTGAGCGAATTCGCCACCCCGCCGCTGCCGGAATCGAGCAAATACATCGCGGTGCTGGAGCCGCAGCCGCTGGAAATTTCCGACGACTCCGCCTTTGTGCGCACCCAGCGCCTGCTGGTAAGCAACGTGCAGAGTGCTCTGAAACAGGGGCTCAGCGGGCGCCAGGGATTGAAACTGGTGTCGTTTTCCGAATCGCGCCGCCTGCGCGGCCAGCCACTGGCGGCGCAGGCCAAATCCCTGAATGCCGACCTGTTGCTGATCCCCGCCATCGACTGCGACGCGCGCAGCTGCGAACTGTCGCTGGAACTGCTCGACAGCGACACCCTCACCGTGGTCAACAGCCGCAGCACCCGCCTGGTGGTGGAGGAAGGCCTGGAGAGCCGCGCGCGCACCCAGCACCAGCTGGACGACCTGCTGGCGGAGTTCCCCGCCCGCAACCGTGAAAGCAGCGCGCGCATCAGCGCCGAGGATTACCTGACCTATCTGGAAATCCACGAGCGCCGCCAGGATTACCTGCACCTCGGTGAACTGCTGGATCGGCTGGACACCCTGCAGGATCGCGCGGTGCTGTTCGCACCGCTGTACGAGCTCTACGGTGAAATGGTGATGGACCAGGAGTTCAACACCCGCGCCGCTGAGGCGGACACGCGCCTCGCCAAGCTGCTGGAGCGCGCACCCGCCAGCCTCGCCGACACCCCGGAAATCCTGATCAACCAGCTGCGCCTGGCCACCCTGCGCAACGAGCCAGGCCAGGCGGAAGCGCTGCTGGCACGACTCAAACTCACCCTGCCGGACAAGGCCAGCTATCACCAGCTGAGGGCCTTTTACCACCACCACCGCGGCGAATACGACAAGGCCCTCGCACATATCGACAGCGCCCTGGCGCTGCGCACCAGCTACGCCTACCTGGACCAGAAGGCGCTTACCCTGACCCTGAGCGGCGACATGCAGGCGGCGAATAAAGTGCTGCGGCAGGCGATTGCCCTCAATAGCGAATCCATCGACGCCATCTCCCTGCTCGCCGGCAACATGCTCGACAGCGGCAACGCTGCGGAAACCATCCGCCTGCTGAGCGAGGCCGGCCTCGAGCGCATCGGCCCGATGGATACCTACAACCTGTGTCTCGCCTACTTCATCGAGCAGCAGTATGCGGAATCCCAGACCTGCTTCGCACGGGTCTCCAGCCTCGCCCCCAAGGACGCCGACCCGCTGCTGTACCGCGCGGAAATCGCGCGCGAGCTGAACCAGCCCGAGCAGGCGCTGGAACTGGCGCACACCGCCCTTGAGCTGACCGCAGAGCGCAGCGACTGGGAGGGGCTGTTGATGCAGGCGCGCGCCTACGCGGAACTGGGCGAGGCGGAAAAAGCGGTGGAAAACCTGCTCAGGATCCGCCGCGACGCACCGGATGACCTCTACGTAAATTACGCCCGCGCCCAGGTGTACATCACCACCGGCGACCTGCTCTCCGCCAAGGTGCATATTCGCAAGACCCTGGAACAGGGCATCTCCCCCATCTGGTATTGCACCGCGCGCTTTGTCAAAATCTGCGGCATCCCCGCATTTGACGACCTGCGACAGCAATATCCGGGTCTGTGTAACGGGGGCAATAACAACAATGCGGGCAAATCCCAGGTTGCCAGCAACAGCGAGACGGGCGCGAAGCTGTAA
- a CDS encoding FHA domain-containing protein, with protein sequence MASLQHPDRDQPVFLMAHHTIGRRQGVADTRITLPEISGIHAAIQWTGSHWIIRDLSRNGTWVNGQQLIPAKNQPLQIGDKITFGRSTNSVWKVENLDPPENLLIDIHSGEATALESYHLLPDEHDPIASLHFNPVNGVWIYELLDGSENSSTAKLVRHGNRIDCARHSWELFLGNSQNTTTELSFQNLCVSDFRLRFSVSHHEEHIQLQLARDDTRLDLPARTHNYLLLYLARARIRDIQRGIDHADQGWVSADLATRELGITVNHLNTQIFRARKQIADSLPDAIDTSHLVERRSYEMRLGCYLLDIFKGSQKEELEASTGEYAIAEVETI encoded by the coding sequence ATGGCCAGCTTGCAACATCCCGACCGGGATCAACCCGTTTTCCTGATGGCGCACCACACTATTGGCCGCCGTCAGGGGGTTGCCGATACGCGCATCACCCTGCCGGAAATTTCCGGCATCCACGCCGCCATTCAATGGACTGGCAGCCACTGGATCATTCGCGACCTGAGCCGCAACGGCACCTGGGTGAATGGCCAGCAGCTTATTCCCGCAAAAAACCAGCCACTGCAGATCGGCGACAAGATCACCTTCGGCCGTTCCACCAATTCCGTTTGGAAGGTGGAGAACCTGGACCCGCCGGAAAACCTGCTGATCGATATCCACAGCGGCGAAGCCACCGCGCTCGAGTCCTACCACCTGTTGCCGGATGAGCACGACCCCATTGCCAGCCTGCACTTCAACCCGGTCAACGGGGTGTGGATCTACGAGTTGCTCGACGGCTCGGAAAACAGCAGCACCGCCAAGCTGGTGCGACACGGCAACCGCATCGACTGCGCGCGCCACAGCTGGGAACTGTTCCTCGGCAACAGCCAGAACACCACCACCGAGCTCTCGTTCCAGAATCTGTGTGTGTCGGATTTTCGCCTGCGCTTTTCCGTCAGCCACCACGAAGAACATATCCAACTGCAGCTGGCGCGCGACGACACGCGCCTCGACCTGCCGGCACGCACCCACAACTACCTGCTGCTGTACCTGGCGCGGGCGCGCATCCGCGACATCCAGCGCGGCATCGACCACGCCGACCAGGGCTGGGTATCCGCCGACCTCGCCACCCGCGAGCTGGGCATTACCGTCAATCACCTGAACACCCAGATCTTCCGCGCGCGCAAGCAGATTGCCGACAGCCTGCCGGACGCCATCGACACCTCGCACCTGGTAGAACGCCGCTCCTACGAGATGCGCCTCGGCTGTTACCTGCTGGATATTTTCAAGGGCTCGCAAAAAGAAGAGCTGGAAGCCAGCACCGGGGAATATGCAATTGCGGAAGTGGAGACCATTTAA
- a CDS encoding MarR family winged helix-turn-helix transcriptional regulator: MDKIEEVLITLRRLIRATDLHSRQLVKTAGLTAPQLLLMQAIREHGQVTIGALAKEISLSQATVTTILDRLEKRGLVYRERSEEDKRKVHAYLTEKGMENIRDAPTPLQDHFVKQFRDLREWEQSMIISSLQRVALMMDAEHIDASPVLDVGDLDRKDGRKLPEEDDADEQENRDDH; the protein is encoded by the coding sequence ATGGACAAGATCGAAGAAGTACTCATTACCCTGCGCCGCCTGATCCGCGCCACCGACCTGCACTCCCGGCAGCTGGTAAAAACCGCCGGCCTTACCGCGCCGCAGCTGTTATTGATGCAGGCGATTCGCGAGCACGGCCAGGTGACCATCGGCGCGCTGGCGAAGGAGATCAGCCTCAGCCAAGCCACCGTCACCACCATTCTCGACCGCCTGGAAAAACGCGGCCTGGTGTACCGGGAGCGCTCCGAGGAAGACAAGCGCAAGGTGCACGCCTACCTGACCGAAAAAGGTATGGAGAACATCCGCGACGCCCCCACCCCACTGCAGGATCACTTCGTCAAACAGTTCCGCGACCTGCGTGAGTGGGAGCAGTCCATGATCATTTCGTCGCTGCAGCGGGTGGCACTGATGATGGATGCCGAACATATCGACGCGTCGCCGGTACTCGACGTGGGTGACCTCGACCGCAAGGACGGACGCAAACTGCCGGAAGAAGACGACGCGGACGAACAGGAAAACCGCGACGACCACTGA
- the ectA gene encoding diaminobutyrate acetyltransferase produces MSASSELKEDDSFDDKVNEARQVKPLGLEREASRILLRRPFSEDGAAVHRLIGNCPPLDTNSLYCNLLQASHFSATSVAAELDGELVGFISGYLIPERPDTLFIWQVAVAEQGRGLGLAGRMLREILARPACTQVRHLETTITPDNDASWALFRSLARRLDAKCADSVLFDRERHFNGQHDSEMLLRIGPFTAR; encoded by the coding sequence TTGAGTGCCAGCAGTGAGCTAAAAGAAGACGATTCATTTGACGACAAAGTAAACGAGGCGCGGCAGGTAAAGCCCCTGGGGTTAGAGCGTGAGGCTTCCCGGATTCTGCTGCGCCGCCCGTTCAGCGAGGATGGTGCCGCCGTGCACCGGCTGATCGGCAATTGCCCACCGCTGGATACCAACTCCCTCTATTGCAACCTACTGCAGGCCAGCCACTTTTCCGCCACCAGTGTGGCCGCGGAGCTGGATGGCGAGCTGGTGGGTTTCATCTCCGGCTACCTCATCCCCGAGCGCCCCGACACGCTGTTCATCTGGCAGGTGGCGGTGGCCGAGCAGGGCCGCGGACTGGGGCTCGCCGGGCGCATGCTGCGCGAAATTCTTGCGCGCCCGGCGTGCACGCAGGTTCGCCACCTCGAAACCACCATCACCCCGGACAACGACGCCTCCTGGGCGCTGTTTCGCAGCCTCGCGCGTAGGCTCGATGCGAAGTGTGCGGATTCGGTGCTGTTCGATCGCGAGCGCCACTTCAACGGCCAGCACGACAGCGAAATGCTGCTGCGCATCGGGCCGTTTACCGCGCGCTGA
- the ectB gene encoding diaminobutyrate--2-oxoglutarate transaminase, whose product MKVFDEIESEVMSYARAFPRVFNKAQGEYLYDEEGNQYLDFLAGAGTLNYGHNNPVFKQALLDYIQQDGITHGLDLHTKAKREFLETFYEKILQPRGMSYVMQFTGPTGTNAVEAALKIARKYKGRENIISFTNGFHGCSLGALAATGNSHHRGASGVSMSGVSRMPYEGYLGDDIDTTAYLDKVLSDSSSGIDHPAAVLVETVQGEGGINAASVEWLRNLQDVCKKHDVLLIVDDIQAGCGRTGSYFSFEEAGIQPDIVTLSKSLSGYGLPFAVVLMKPELDQWKPGEHNGTFRGNNLAFVTATAAIDHYWSDDKFSKEVLRKGDYIEQRLQRIVEKYGDGNMTTRGRGMFRGLNCVSGELADKITSEAFRNGLVIETSGADDHVVKTLCPLTISDDNLKKALDIVEAAVAKVLKGEEVPEEHDFFASSEPEPTSVLAGAA is encoded by the coding sequence ATGAAAGTTTTTGATGAGATCGAATCTGAAGTAATGAGCTACGCCCGCGCTTTCCCGCGGGTTTTTAACAAGGCTCAGGGCGAATACCTGTACGACGAGGAGGGCAACCAGTACCTGGATTTCCTCGCCGGTGCCGGCACCCTGAACTACGGCCACAACAACCCGGTGTTCAAGCAGGCGCTGCTGGACTACATCCAGCAGGACGGCATTACCCATGGCCTGGACCTGCACACCAAGGCCAAGCGCGAGTTCCTGGAAACCTTTTACGAAAAAATCCTGCAGCCGCGCGGCATGAGCTACGTTATGCAGTTCACCGGCCCCACCGGCACCAACGCGGTGGAAGCGGCGCTGAAGATCGCGCGCAAATACAAGGGCCGCGAAAACATCATTTCCTTCACCAACGGATTCCACGGCTGCAGCCTGGGTGCGCTGGCGGCCACCGGCAATTCCCACCATCGCGGCGCCTCCGGCGTGAGCATGAGCGGTGTGTCGCGCATGCCCTACGAGGGTTACCTGGGGGATGACATCGACACCACTGCCTACCTCGACAAGGTGCTGAGCGATTCCTCCAGTGGTATCGACCACCCCGCCGCGGTGCTGGTGGAAACCGTGCAGGGCGAGGGCGGTATCAACGCCGCCAGCGTGGAGTGGCTGCGCAACCTGCAGGACGTGTGCAAAAAACACGACGTGTTGCTGATCGTCGACGACATCCAGGCGGGCTGTGGCCGCACCGGCAGCTACTTCAGTTTTGAGGAAGCGGGCATCCAGCCAGACATCGTCACCCTGTCGAAATCCCTCAGTGGTTACGGCCTGCCGTTCGCGGTGGTGCTGATGAAGCCAGAGCTGGACCAGTGGAAGCCGGGCGAGCACAACGGCACCTTCCGCGGCAACAACCTGGCCTTCGTTACCGCCACCGCGGCGATCGACCACTACTGGAGCGACGACAAGTTCTCCAAAGAAGTGCTGCGCAAGGGTGACTACATTGAGCAGCGCCTGCAGCGCATCGTCGAGAAGTACGGCGACGGCAACATGACCACCCGCGGGCGCGGCATGTTCCGCGGCCTCAACTGCGTGAGCGGCGAGCTGGCGGACAAGATCACCAGCGAGGCCTTCCGCAACGGTCTCGTCATCGAAACCAGCGGCGCCGACGACCATGTGGTGAAAACCCTGTGCCCGCTGACCATCAGCGACGACAACCTGAAAAAGGCGCTGGATATCGTCGAGGCCGCGGTGGCCAAGGTGTTGAAGGGCGAAGAAGTTCCAGAGGAACACGATTTCTTCGCCAGCAGCGAACCAGAGCCGACCAGTGTGCTCGCCGGTGCCGCCTGA
- a CDS encoding ectoine synthase, whose product MIVRRLQEAEQSERRIVSEGWESTRLALKNDNMGFSFHITTIYAGAELHLHYQNHLEAVYCISGEGSVMAEADGVVHEISPGTIYLLDQNDKHVLKGKTEMKMACVFNPPLHGKEVHNAEGAYELDAEEVRDEK is encoded by the coding sequence ATGATCGTAAGAAGACTGCAGGAAGCCGAACAATCCGAACGCCGTATCGTCTCCGAGGGCTGGGAGAGCACCCGCCTGGCGCTGAAAAACGACAACATGGGCTTCTCCTTCCATATCACCACCATTTACGCCGGTGCCGAGCTGCACCTGCACTACCAGAACCACCTGGAAGCGGTGTACTGCATTTCCGGTGAGGGCTCGGTAATGGCCGAAGCCGATGGCGTGGTGCATGAAATTTCCCCGGGCACCATCTACCTGCTCGACCAGAACGACAAGCACGTACTCAAGGGCAAGACCGAAATGAAAATGGCCTGTGTGTTCAACCCGCCGCTGCACGGCAAGGAAGTACACAACGCGGAAGGCGCCTACGAGCTGGATGCGGAAGAGGTACGGGACGAAAAATAA
- a CDS encoding aspartate kinase: MFSAAAEFWGTSRDYFAATAKPKFEDGQRRDFMKTHTVEKIGGTSMSDYRAVRDNIVFKNGRAKGEGLYRRVFVVSAYGGMTDMLLEHKKSGRPGVFALFAGADDEREWSDAMAGVRQRMEEINASLFADDVTLAKANAFIGERLDDAAGCLADLERVCQHGHFALEGHLDVVSEMLASLGEVHSAWNTVQLLRQEGVNARFVDLTGWRDGEHKTLDDRIQQAFADVDFASELPIATGYAHTADGLMKTFARGYSEMTFSRIAVLTGASEAIIHKEYHLSSADPRLVGEAQAVPIGRTNYDVADQLANLGMEAIHPRAAKGLRQNAIPLRVMNTFEPEHRGTLVTGDYVSDTPRVEIIAGRKNIYAVECFDQDMMGSMTSYDRAINDTIARFKGAVVTKDINANTITHYLASTLKTVKRIKSAINERFPDCDIQVRKVAVVSAIGSDMQVSGMLSRAVCALAASGISILAVHQCMRQVDMQFVIDECDYESAVKSLHAALVEVHEHGDAICAA; this comes from the coding sequence ATGTTCAGTGCGGCGGCGGAATTCTGGGGCACTAGCCGGGACTATTTCGCCGCGACGGCGAAACCGAAATTCGAAGATGGTCAACGCAGGGACTTCATGAAGACGCATACGGTAGAAAAGATCGGCGGTACGTCCATGAGTGACTACCGCGCGGTACGCGACAACATTGTTTTCAAAAACGGCAGGGCCAAAGGCGAAGGCCTGTACCGGCGGGTTTTTGTGGTCTCCGCCTACGGCGGCATGACCGACATGCTGCTGGAGCACAAAAAATCCGGGCGCCCGGGCGTGTTTGCGCTGTTCGCTGGTGCCGATGACGAGCGCGAGTGGTCGGACGCCATGGCGGGCGTGCGTCAGCGCATGGAAGAGATCAACGCGTCGCTATTCGCGGACGATGTCACCCTCGCCAAGGCCAACGCGTTTATCGGCGAGCGCCTGGACGACGCCGCGGGCTGCCTCGCGGATCTCGAGCGCGTGTGCCAGCACGGCCACTTTGCGCTGGAAGGGCATCTCGATGTGGTGAGCGAAATGCTCGCCAGTCTCGGCGAGGTCCACAGCGCCTGGAACACCGTGCAGCTGTTGCGGCAGGAAGGGGTCAACGCGCGTTTCGTCGATCTCACTGGCTGGCGCGATGGCGAACACAAAACCCTGGATGACCGGATCCAGCAGGCGTTTGCGGATGTGGATTTTGCCAGTGAGCTGCCCATCGCCACCGGCTACGCGCACACCGCCGACGGCCTGATGAAAACCTTTGCGCGCGGTTACAGCGAGATGACCTTCAGTCGTATCGCGGTGCTGACCGGTGCCAGCGAGGCGATCATCCACAAGGAGTATCACCTGAGCAGTGCCGATCCGCGCCTTGTGGGTGAGGCGCAGGCGGTGCCCATCGGCCGCACCAATTACGATGTGGCGGACCAGCTCGCCAATCTGGGTATGGAAGCCATTCACCCGCGCGCGGCAAAGGGCCTGCGCCAGAATGCCATTCCGCTGCGGGTGATGAACACCTTCGAACCGGAACACCGCGGCACCCTGGTAACCGGCGACTATGTAAGCGACACACCGCGGGTGGAGATCATTGCGGGGCGTAAAAACATCTATGCTGTTGAATGTTTCGATCAGGACATGATGGGCAGCATGACCAGTTACGACCGGGCGATCAACGACACCATCGCGCGCTTCAAGGGCGCGGTGGTGACGAAGGACATCAACGCCAACACCATCACCCACTACCTCGCCAGCACGCTCAAGACCGTCAAGCGGATCAAGAGCGCGATCAACGAGCGCTTTCCGGATTGCGATATCCAGGTGCGCAAGGTGGCGGTGGTTTCCGCGATAGGCAGCGATATGCAGGTTTCCGGCATGTTGTCGCGCGCGGTCTGTGCGCTGGCGGCTTCCGGTATCAGCATCCTCGCCGTGCACCAGTGCATGCGTCAGGTGGATATGCAGTTCGTCATTGATGAGTGCGACTACGAAAGCGCCGTCAAAAGTCTGCATGCCGCGCTGGTGGAAGTGCACGAGCACGGCGACGCCATATGCGCCGCCTGA